A part of Flavobacteriaceae bacterium GSB9 genomic DNA contains:
- a CDS encoding helix-turn-helix domain-containing protein — translation MEQSKITQVFGITPAELKEDIINDVRAELNVIAQNFQPIKPAEYLTRQEVAKILKVSLVTLTDWNKKGVLKPYRLGNLIRYKRSELEEALISINNKKR, via the coding sequence ATGGAACAAAGTAAAATAACCCAAGTTTTCGGAATAACACCTGCCGAATTAAAAGAAGACATCATTAACGATGTAAGAGCGGAATTAAATGTAATAGCTCAAAATTTCCAACCTATCAAACCTGCCGAATATCTTACACGCCAGGAAGTAGCAAAAATCCTAAAAGTATCTTTAGTAACCCTAACAGACTGGAACAAAAAAGGAGTACTTAAACCTTATCGATTAGGTAATTTAATCAGATATAAACGCTCCGAATTAGAAGAAGCCTTAATTAGTATTAATAATAAAAAACGCTAA